In Paenibacillus sp. BIC5C1, a genomic segment contains:
- a CDS encoding sigma factor G inhibitor Gin encodes MEGHAEHTCIICEQTKREGIFIVSEFICDACEAEMVHTDAQDAKYNYFIHQMKQIWVQKNA; translated from the coding sequence ATGGAAGGACACGCCGAACACACATGCATTATCTGCGAACAGACCAAAAGAGAAGGCATTTTTATTGTATCTGAATTTATATGTGACGCTTGCGAAGCAGAAATGGTTCATACGGATGCACAGGATGCCAAGTACAATTATTTTATTCATCAGATGAAGCAGATTTGGGTGCAAAAGAACGCATAA